GTTTATATTATTGGTAATCATGATGCCGAGTTTGTTTTCGAATCACTTAGAAAAAGGTTCTATTCTTTATTTTCTACAAAAAATGCTGATAGAGTAAATATTGTTTTAAATAATACTGGAGAGTATATTCCAACTGAAGGTGTTGTATTAAAACACGGACATGAGTATGAGCTTGCTCATCACTTTCACCCTGAAAAATCTATTGCTCAAGATGAAGAAGGGAATAATTACTTCTTGCCTCCTTGGGGGTCTTACTATGTAACAAGAGTAATCAACAAATTTAAAGAAGAAAGAGACCATGTGAACGCTGTTCGTCCAATACGAAAGTTTCTAATTAATGGAATCATTTATGATACTTTCTTTACACTTCGTTTTATATTCGCAACGTGTTTTTACTTTATAATGGTTCGTTCAATTTACCTATTCAAACAAGAACAGAGTTTGAAGAAGATGTTAAAGCACTGTGCACATGAGTTAGAGTTATTTAAAGATTATGAAACCTTAACTATGGACTTTTTCAAAGAAAGACCCGAGGTTCAGTGTTTAATTGTTGGCCATACTCACGATCCGAGTTTTCGTCCTTTCTCTGATGGTAGAGTTTTTATTAACACGGGAACTTGGACAAGAATGTATAACTTAGACTTTGGAAAGAATGGATTTCGTGAGCAACTCTCTTTTGCTCAGATTGATGTTCTTGATAAAGAAAAGAATATCTACGATATCAACTTGAATAATTGGAAAGGGAGATCGAATCTCCCTTTTGAAGAATTTTCTTAATCTGCTTCTGAATAGCAGATTTCTATAAACATTTCTCCATGTGCCGACTTTATCGGAATTAGGATCACTGTTGTCCCGTTAGGGTACTTTATATTATGGCCGCTACCTTCGATCATTGATGGAATCGCCATATTTGATGTGTATCCCATTCCCCCTAAGTCACGCTTAGCATTTCCCATAATCATATTACAGATCTCTCCACCGACATCTGAAATCTCTTCATTAAACTCAGTGAAAGTGTCCATTAGCATAGCACTTGCAACTTTAAAATAAGTTTCGTACGGCCAAGAGATAACAAGCATGGCCTTGTAAGGCTTAGAGACATCACCCTTAGTCATTTCCCCACTAAGTCCTAGAACAGCAGAGACATCACCTTTGGAAACATTGTCTTTTTTTATTGTTGGTTTTTGAGGATCTAACTTTGTAAATACCATCGTCTCAAAAACATTCTTCGCAGCTTCAATAAAGGGCTTTGAAAACTCTATAAAATTATTTTCTTTACTCATTTTTTCTCCGATTATAGCCCTAGGCTAGACATGAGATCATCTATTGAATTTTGCGACATATTTCCCTCTGGGTCTGCTGCGCAGGATGCTCTTTCGATGTCATTAAATTTATCTTTTAACCAATTTAATCTGGTTACAAATGCTTTTGAGCTGACTTGTTTAATCGCAGAATCATTTCCATTCTTAATATGATCAATCATCTTTTTTAACAGTTCAAGCGCATCAAACATAATTGCTGCAACAACCTCAAGTAGAGCTTTGTCATCAGTTTGACTTGATTTGTATCCGATAACTTTTCCAAGCTCACAAAATGTTGCAATATCATCAGCACCAATTGTCTTAGCCGAACCCATAACTCTATCAATTATCTGTCCAAATTCTTCTAACTTTGAAACATCACTTGGATTATCTTCAAAGTCTTCAAGAATCTCTTCAAGCTGGTTGAAGAGCTCTGTTGATTCATCACAAAATTCTATAACAACTTCCTTCATTGAAGGGTCATTTAGTAAGCTCATAAGAAGTTTTCCTAATTAAATATTTTCTCAATCTTATCTTTGAGAACTGCAGCAGAAAAGGGCTTCACAATAAAGTTACTCACTCCGGCCTTTACTGCGATAACAACATTTCCTTGTTCAGCTTCAGCAGTAATCATTAGAAAAGGAAGTTTTTTTAATTCTTCCGTATCACGAACATGCTTAAGAAGATCAAGACCACTCATCTGTGGCATGTTCCAATCTGAAACTATGAACTCGTAAGGAGCATCTGTCCCAAGAGCGTCTTGAATCATTGGCCATGCTGTCGCACCATCATCAGCTTCTGAAATATTTGTAAACCCAATTTGAGTTAACATGTTTTTAATAATTTTTCTCATCGTTGCCATGTCATCAATAACAAGAATTTTCATGTTGGCCTTAATACCCATTTCTATCTCCTAAGCAGCATCATCTACTGTATCTGTACTTAATAAATTAATTAAACTTTCATATATTTTATCGCCAAACTCGAACTCAAGTCCAGGTGTAAAAGATTTGTTCTTCAAGTTTCTTATAACTGTAATCATATCAGTTTTTGTTCCAGTTACGTAGCCAAAAGTGTACTCAAATATATGAGTAACTGCACCAAGTATTAAAGAGAGTTGATCAATATGTTCACCTTTTTTAAACATCGGATATCCTGAGCCATCATCTCTTTCATGATGTTGAAAGATTATATCCATACATCTTTGGCTTAAATCAACACCGGACTTTTTTAATAAGTGATGAGATAGGCTAGGGTGCTTTCTATATTGTTTTTTCTCACTTTCGCTAAACTCTAAGTGTGGAGTATGCGTAAGCTTGGTATCTAGTTGCGTGTGCCCTAAGTGGCAAAAGAATGCAGCACAAATTATATCAGATAAGGCCTCTTCGTCTTTCATATCGCAATTCTTTGCCATATAATATGATATTGCTACAATTCTGTTAATAAAGTTATCCTCATTTAAAAGTTTTTCACTCAAATAACTAGCGAGGCTAACAGTATGTGATTTTCTTACACTGAAAGTCATCGTTTCATTCTTAACTCTTGTAATCAGTTCTAGAAAGTTATCTTCTGCAAGTGAAGATCTTAAGTCTTCCTTTAATTTAACTTCACCTTTAGTGGCATTTTCCATTTCTAGATTTGCCATATTGAGATCACGTGACTTTTCAAGTTCATGTGTTTCAATATTTAGTGAAGGAATATCTTGTTCTTCTAGTTCACTACTTGTCAAAAACGTTTTCTTTTGTTTCATATCGACAGCTAGCTCGCCACCTTTATTTAAAATAAACTCAAGAAAATCACTCTTATCTTTTGTAAGGGGACTATTGGCAAAAAGAAATGGAGTGTAGCTACCATTAGACGGATTGTAGACAAATAAGTGATATGGAAAAATCTTAACGTCTTTAAGCATGTCTTTTTCTATATGAAATAATTCTTCTGGTATCTTCATTATGCCGCCTTCTTTTTAAACAATCTACCAAAGAAGCCTTTAATCTTTCCAACTGCACCAACTTCTTTCGCTTTGCTGGAATAAGAGCCTTCATTACCTGCTTCGTGAAATCTATTGAGAAAGAAACCACGTTGAGTCTCTAAGTAGACTTCTAATGTCTTTTGCATGTCTTCTTGGAATCCATTCTTAAACCATGAAATAGCAAAACCCATACAGCTTGCTCCTTCAAAGTATGGATAAATAAAATAAATCTCTTTGGCCTGGAAAGTTAAATCACTCCAAGTAGGGACAAGTGTTTGTGTCCAGTTTTGAAATTCTTTACTCTCGAGCTCACTCCACTGCTTAGATACATCTTCTATTTGCGTAGGTGGGAGAAGATCGATTGAGTTGGACTCAAGTAAGAATTTACCTTTGCTCTTATCAAATATATATAATGAGTTATGACCGTTAAACTTCTTAATAACTTGGTTATTTATAAGATTGAATATATCTTCAGGTTTCACTTTCTTGTCGTAGTACATACTTAGTACATTGACAGCGACTTCTAAACCAACTGAATTCGGCTCAAATATTGGTCTAACTTTATTCTTTTCTTGAGAGTCTTCTCCTTCAAATTCACCTTCTTCAGAATTTTCATCATCACGATAGTAGGTAGGGGTCTTTTTGCCATCGGCCTTAGCTCCTCCATAATACTTAGGACCTGTTCTCTTATTAACATTTCCTTCTCGATCAATTGTTATACCACCAAATTCTTCATGTAGTTTGCTATAGTCAATCGTCTGCTCTCCAAGATCTTTCTTTTGTGCAAAAGAGATTTCAGATTCATTTCTTTTCTTATTTTCTTCTTCGTTTTCTTCACGCTTATTCTTATCGAAGTCCCAGTCATCGTCTACGTGGGATACACTTTTCTTATTACTATAGTGTCCTTGAATCTTATCAGTCTTACTCTTGGCAGACATGGCCTTCTTTTCTTCTTCAAGTTGTAATTCTTTTTGTGATTTCTTTCTACCGAATTCACCACCTTCAAGGTCTTCTTTATCAAAGTTCTTTTTGTCTTTTTCTAGGTCTAGCGCCTTTTCTTTCTTTCTTCTTTCTCGTTCGTCATCATCTTCATAGTCTTCGTCTTCTTCATCTGAGTTCTTTTTCCCTTCTTGATCAAGATTTAGCTTATTTGATGCATGACCTTTAGAGGCACCATCTTCGTCATCTTCTATGTAGCCCTCTCTATCTCGGGCTTCTTTTTCTAGGTCTAATTTTGCCTTATTCAAATAGTCTTTATCTTGACCTTCCTCGTCCCCATCTTCTTGTTCGCTTTCGCTATCATTACTGTCTGTATC
Above is a genomic segment from Halobacteriovorax sp. HLS containing:
- a CDS encoding metallophosphoesterase, which encodes MRFLQKNKTTKTILVISDIHLGAGVLVDGKRNYLEDFHFDKELVDFLDYYSTGEYQHKEVELIINGDLFDLLAVPFVNYFDDEFWSEDAALAKFEMIIKAHPEVIEAMDNFISHKSNKLVYIIGNHDAEFVFESLRKRFYSLFSTKNADRVNIVLNNTGEYIPTEGVVLKHGHEYELAHHFHPEKSIAQDEEGNNYFLPPWGSYYVTRVINKFKEERDHVNAVRPIRKFLINGIIYDTFFTLRFIFATCFYFIMVRSIYLFKQEQSLKKMLKHCAHELELFKDYETLTMDFFKERPEVQCLIVGHTHDPSFRPFSDGRVFINTGTWTRMYNLDFGKNGFREQLSFAQIDVLDKEKNIYDINLNNWKGRSNLPFEEFS
- a CDS encoding chemotaxis protein CheX, with protein sequence MSKENNFIEFSKPFIEAAKNVFETMVFTKLDPQKPTIKKDNVSKGDVSAVLGLSGEMTKGDVSKPYKAMLVISWPYETYFKVASAMLMDTFTEFNEEISDVGGEICNMIMGNAKRDLGGMGYTSNMAIPSMIEGSGHNIKYPNGTTVILIPIKSAHGEMFIEICYSEAD
- a CDS encoding Hpt domain-containing protein gives rise to the protein MSLLNDPSMKEVVIEFCDESTELFNQLEEILEDFEDNPSDVSKLEEFGQIIDRVMGSAKTIGADDIATFCELGKVIGYKSSQTDDKALLEVVAAIMFDALELLKKMIDHIKNGNDSAIKQVSSKAFVTRLNWLKDKFNDIERASCAADPEGNMSQNSIDDLMSSLGL
- a CDS encoding response regulator; this translates as MGIKANMKILVIDDMATMRKIIKNMLTQIGFTNISEADDGATAWPMIQDALGTDAPYEFIVSDWNMPQMSGLDLLKHVRDTEELKKLPFLMITAEAEQGNVVIAVKAGVSNFIVKPFSAAVLKDKIEKIFN
- a CDS encoding HD-GYP domain-containing protein, which gives rise to MKIPEELFHIEKDMLKDVKIFPYHLFVYNPSNGSYTPFLFANSPLTKDKSDFLEFILNKGGELAVDMKQKKTFLTSSELEEQDIPSLNIETHELEKSRDLNMANLEMENATKGEVKLKEDLRSSLAEDNFLELITRVKNETMTFSVRKSHTVSLASYLSEKLLNEDNFINRIVAISYYMAKNCDMKDEEALSDIICAAFFCHLGHTQLDTKLTHTPHLEFSESEKKQYRKHPSLSHHLLKKSGVDLSQRCMDIIFQHHERDDGSGYPMFKKGEHIDQLSLILGAVTHIFEYTFGYVTGTKTDMITVIRNLKNKSFTPGLEFEFGDKIYESLINLLSTDTVDDAA